A DNA window from Daucus carota subsp. sativus chromosome 3, DH1 v3.0, whole genome shotgun sequence contains the following coding sequences:
- the LOC108210861 gene encoding cytochrome b5: MASDPKTHKFEDVAIHNKTKDCWLIIAGKVYDVTPFMDDHPGGDEVLLAATGKDATDDFEDTGHSDNAREMMDKYYIGEIDPSTVPQKRTYVAPQQAHYNPDKTQEFVIKILQFLVPILILGLAFAVRQYTKEK, from the exons ATGGCTTCGGATCCCAAGACCCACAAGTTTGAGGACGTGGCTATCCACAACAAAACTAAGGATTGCTGGCTTATCATTGCTGGAAAG GTGTATGATGTCACGCCATTCATGGATGATCACCCTGGAGGTGATGAGGTCCTTCTAGCAGCAACAG GGAAAGACGCAACAGATGATTTCGAAGACACTGGTCACAGTGATAATGCTAGAGAGATGATGGACAAGTACTACATTGGCGAGATAGACCCCTCAACTGTTCCCCAGAAACGCACTTATGTTGCACCGCAGCAAGCTCACTACAATCCTGACAAGACCCAGGAGTTTGTGATCAAGATTTTACAGTTTCTTGTCCCTATCTTGATCTTGGGTTTAGCATTTGCAGTTCGACAATACACCAAAGAGAAATAG